The Acyrthosiphon pisum isolate AL4f unplaced genomic scaffold, pea_aphid_22Mar2018_4r6ur Scaffold_21157;HRSCAF=23182, whole genome shotgun sequence genome includes the window atgtactataataatattaattaatagagtaaaaaatcatatatttttattattcttaccgGAGTTATAGCTTTAGCCGCTTTTTTGATTAAGAATAGGGTTTTCAGACTCCCTTTTTGTTCGTATGAGAGCGCATGGTGGAATCTAAAATNNNNNNNNNNNNNNNNNNNNNNNNNNNNNNNNNNNNNNNNNNNNNNNNNNgagcagttgaaaaaaaattaagcataCGTAggcataattttgttttataaaaatgtatttaatgttcaacttttatgtctaaggattgaaaatttaaaacaagattccacgtaagtagttaattctgttaccaaaaaatctatagaaatacataagcacagtttatttttatagtcattttaagctcaaatttggatgaaattacatattaaaaaacctagaataactattttagttattttgttgtgattgtataatattactcgtgggtacttgaaacttctaaaatatactattatatatctatgatagtatcacggtttgttgttgatgtataatgcgttataggtacctaacggatattgtgatatgattaatttggaatttattatatgtacctattataggtcaatttctttttaatactatagatatgtaagataagtatataatatgccttATACATaaactgacataccatctccgctcagaatcgtttattttatacaatgatattataacattgaattcaaatttaataccatccattatacagtgacccacttgtaatctactgtacagcagagcgacatacacttgcccaccttttttaaattaagggagggttaggaaaaaaaaaaatacgccgACATTCTCTTAAAagtcaattaattaaaaaaatagaactataataatgtatattttaaaattatgatgttATGGaacaaaatagaatatttttaatgaaaatttgtcTTTGTTACACAGTAGTATGTATAGTTCAATgatgcaaaatacaatttagtgtAGTGTAAGagcatcaaaatatattacaattgaaAAGTGTTACGTGAAAACGTAGTACtaataaatgtgttaattaaagtaaaatatgtactataataatattaattaataaagtaaaaaatcatatatttttattattcttaccgGAGTTATAGCTTTAGCCGCTTTTTGATTAAGAATAGGTTTTTCAGACTCCTTTTTGTTCGTATGAGAGCGCATGtggaatctaaaattaaaatattaataataactttaaattaatgttaaataatgtacatactGAACATGACCAAGCTCTTTCGATTTGAATGTACAAATGCCGCActtgtatattttcatttttttagtgctTTCTTGTTGTGTTGgtaattgtttttgttgttgatgtGGTTGGTGTTGCTGCTGatgttgtgtttttaataactttaatggAGTTTGAACCGAAGTAACTACAGCTGCAGTAGTTACAGTAGAGGAGACTCCTACTGTCAGACCAGTAGGTACGTCGCACTGAACTTTTTCTAGTTGATCCTCTGCCTTAATTATGTGTCCATTGACAatctaaataaaagttaaaagtaataattttatgtaacaatctaatattatgttgttagtCTCTAATTAGGTTCTATCCTTACCTCAACACCCTTAACAGCCTGATCAGGAGGCAATattccatatttattttgtatgtatgaCAACATTGCATTTTTAACAAGTTTCAGATCATTTTCCAACTTGTCCATATGAGTCAAAAGTGAGGTACAGTTCTTGCACATATGATCAGCAGAAGttacaataatcaaaaattcaTCTCCCATAAGCTCAGCAATTTTTTCTGGGTATGGTATATTACTATGTTGTGTAATGCTTGAACACACCTGTTTACGTACACCGTACAATTTACCCCGTCAATGGCCCCGtcacttatatataattattttactgagATTTATATAGCTGTCTGTGTATGCTgagtggtatattatattccgggacagtggcgtatttaggaattttgctGAGgtgatgaaatatataataatgggtACCCCGATAAATTCGTACATAATAAGAAGAGCTGCAAACGTCACAGATACACCATGGCAGCTCAccgtaattaatttatttcttttatatctGCACAATCAACCGGGTTtcacagaaaaaattaaattaaattaaaaaattaaatatatatacttcttGTCTCTGTGagtctaataaaataaacataattatgatatatttattatctcaggaAAAATCGCAATTCGTAAATACTCGCGGGACACCCTGTTGATATTACCATggttacattacaatattacattataccaaacaattaagtacatttatatttagtcATTCAAAATTTtcacactgaaaaaaaaaacaccggaTACATAATGCATTTTAGAAAGCTGACCGCCATTGTATTCAGACAATTTGTTGCACATCCCTTAGGGAGACCGTTACGCGAGGTGAATTCCGAGGAGGTTTTGTGGTATTCGCAATATATCCGATCGACTTGCACAGAACGAGGAGCGCTGACAGACACCATaaactgtatatttaatattccttTTCGAGAGGACCCTAAAAGTACACATGTGAAAGTTCTTGTTGGCGGATGGATAAGACAGGGATCgccattaataaatattttgtacgatACACACAAATTTGcgaataagaaaatcgatttacAACAAGACGATTTCCACggatataacataaaatatgggGACTGGAGGATAAGATCTAATGCCGACGTGTTTCAACCGAGTGTGGACACAATTCAAGCAATTTTAGCTGTAATGATCCAGTACAATCATCCGAAATTTCCAGTGTCcgatatagtgtattatattatatataagtatatattataataaaaaataaaaagtctaaaaaaatCACCAAAAATCCAATTCTTCTACATTTTAAACGCAATTATCTGACCGCTTAGGTCCTCCTGAACGCAACCATTCCACGTGCAGAGTTGTAAGTCCAAAACTCGAATTACTATGACCGTCTAAActcgaatagttttcaaaataccGCTGGCTTACATGCAACCCTGCGGTAAATTCACTTTGACCAGCCACCAAAAATCCAACTTTTGTACCATCGTTCTAAGAAGCATATCTATCGATCGATATACACGTTGGCTACTTGGTGtacatgtttcaaaaataagaaCTAAGAATTTCAGCGTCCAGGatttataactgaaaaaattatttttttggttgcaACCCTGCGGTCAACCCCATACTTACCTGCCGGACGGCCGTCCTAGATACTtaggatatttttaaatgcaattccCAGATAGCTGAGATCTCCCCAAACGTAACCATACCACTTTAAAAGCTCTAAGTACAAAACTCGACTTACTACGACCGTCTAAAGCGAGTACCTACGACTTAACACTAGATTACATGGCAGCCCTGCGGTAAATCCCGTACTTACCTGCCGGACGACCGATTTTTGGAGTTCTTGTTTTCAAAAAGACTATATAGGAAAATACTAGAAACATTGGTTCAACTCTAAAGTCCAAAAATTCGAATTACATCGATTATATAAACAGATGtacgtaaaaattacataaaaataaatttaatcattaagTGAAATTTTAGCCCCTCGTGACCTACGTTTTTTAACACTCAAgtgttaataacaaaaattaatgaaatacaatttatctacaaaattatacacaatttgaaacgtataatgaaaaaaatttcatttttaaggtagaataaaaataagtacctactattttttaatcacaattttGTATCCCTTCACAATTTGCGCCCCTGGCGTAGGCACAGCTCGCCATATCCTTGCTATGCCATTGCCTACTATTATCACGAAAGGGTACCTacccatttataaatatataaataaataaatatttatattgcaatatcataatataatataatattatgtacctatttatcaatattataataatataaatatttgttattaatcaaattttatattttttgataattgtgTCCAACAGTTGggtatatttttaccatttcaTAAATGTTTACACTGTGTGTAttttggtccaacttaaaacataggctaatttaaaaagggagaggaccaaccccgggaggtgctcaaacgggaattttga containing:
- the LOC107885889 gene encoding uncharacterized protein LOC107885889, with the translated sequence MGDEFLIIVTSADHMCKNCTSLLTHMDKLENDLKLVKNAMLSYIQNKYGILPPDQAVKGVEIVNGHIIKAEDQLEKVQCDVPTGLTVGVSSTVTTAAVVTSVQTPLKLLKTQHQQQHQPHQQQKQLPTQQESTKKMKIYKCGICTFKSKELGHVQFHMRSHTNKKESEKPILNQKAAKAITPIPPCALIRTKRESENPILNQKSG